In Achromobacter xylosoxidans A8, a single window of DNA contains:
- the obgE gene encoding GTPase ObgE, translating to MKFVDEATIEVVAGKGGNGVASFRREKFIPRGGPDGGDGGRGGTIFAVADRNINTLIDYRYARLHRAKNGENGRGSDQYGAAAPDITLRVPVGTIIHDAETGEVLFDLNQHEQKVVLAAGGQGGMGNIHFKSSVNRAPRQWTPGKEGEHRYLRMELKVLADVGLLGLPNAGKSTLITRISNAKPKIADYPFTTLHPNLGVVRTSPSRSFVVADIPGLIEGASEGAGLGHLFLRHLARTRVLLHLVDVSTPDPDADPVEQAVVDARAIVEELRRYDPELAAKPRWLVLNKLDMVPDPEDTKRRFLELYDWKGPVFGISGLSGEGTQDLIYALQDYLDAEREKEYLSQDQAEADYVAPDPRFDDKRSTADQRPAPRGDDE from the coding sequence ATGAAATTCGTAGACGAAGCCACCATCGAAGTCGTCGCCGGCAAAGGCGGCAATGGCGTGGCGAGCTTTCGCCGCGAAAAATTCATTCCCCGAGGCGGCCCGGACGGCGGCGACGGTGGACGCGGCGGCACCATCTTCGCGGTGGCCGACCGCAACATCAACACGCTGATCGACTACCGCTACGCGCGCCTGCACCGCGCCAAGAACGGCGAAAACGGCCGCGGCTCGGACCAGTACGGCGCGGCCGCTCCCGACATCACGCTGCGCGTGCCGGTGGGCACCATCATCCATGACGCCGAAACCGGCGAAGTCCTGTTCGACCTGAACCAGCACGAACAAAAAGTCGTGCTGGCCGCTGGCGGCCAGGGCGGCATGGGCAACATCCATTTCAAGTCCAGCGTAAACCGCGCACCGCGCCAGTGGACGCCCGGCAAGGAAGGCGAGCACCGCTACCTGCGCATGGAATTGAAGGTGCTGGCGGACGTAGGCCTACTCGGCCTGCCCAACGCCGGCAAGTCCACGCTGATCACCCGCATTTCCAATGCGAAGCCGAAGATCGCGGACTACCCCTTCACCACGCTGCACCCCAACCTGGGCGTGGTGCGCACCTCGCCGTCGCGCAGCTTCGTCGTGGCCGACATTCCCGGCCTGATCGAAGGCGCCTCCGAAGGCGCCGGCCTGGGCCACCTGTTCCTGCGCCACCTGGCGCGTACCCGCGTGCTGCTGCACCTGGTTGATGTGTCCACCCCGGATCCCGATGCGGATCCGGTCGAGCAAGCCGTGGTGGACGCGCGCGCCATCGTCGAGGAACTGCGCCGCTACGATCCGGAACTGGCCGCCAAGCCGCGCTGGCTGGTGCTGAACAAGCTGGACATGGTGCCCGATCCCGAGGACACCAAGCGCCGCTTCCTTGAACTGTACGACTGGAAGGGCCCGGTGTTCGGCATTTCCGGCCTGTCGGGCGAAGGCACGCAAGACCTGATCTACGCGCTGCAGGACTACCTGGACGCCGAGCGCGAAAAGGAATACCTGTCGCAAGACCAGGCCGAAGCCGACTATGTCGCGCCGGACCCGCGCTTCGACGACAAGCGCTCGACCGCCGACCAGCGGCCCGCGCCGCGCGGCGACGACGAATAA
- the proB gene encoding glutamate 5-kinase, translated as MSAETPAVSVVTNAQRLVAKVGSSLVTNEGRGLDRAAVAHWAAQIAALHKQGKQIVLVSSGAIAEGMARLGWRKRPSVMHELQAAAAVGQMGLCQAYEAAFAEYGLRTAQILLTHEDLADRHRYLNARSTLFALLRLGVVPIVNENDTVVTDEIRLGDNDTLGALVTNLIEADTLIILTDQRGLYDSDPRKNPEAKFMSHAQAGDPALEAMAGGAGSGIGTGGMLTKVLAAKRAAHSGAHTVIASGHERNVLTRLAQGECIGSELRAVLPVWSARKQWLADHLRLRGRVVLDDGAVQALLREGKSLLPIGVTEVDGEFGRGDVVACVDGQGRECARGLINYSSADTRRILRQPSSQIARILGSMTEPELMHRDNLVVL; from the coding sequence ATGTCTGCTGAAACACCCGCCGTTTCCGTCGTCACCAACGCCCAGCGCCTCGTCGCCAAAGTCGGCTCGTCGCTGGTCACCAATGAAGGCCGCGGCCTGGACCGCGCCGCCGTGGCGCACTGGGCCGCGCAGATCGCCGCCCTGCACAAGCAGGGCAAGCAGATCGTGCTGGTCTCCAGCGGCGCCATCGCGGAAGGCATGGCGCGCCTGGGCTGGCGTAAACGTCCCTCGGTCATGCACGAACTGCAGGCCGCCGCGGCCGTGGGCCAGATGGGCCTGTGCCAGGCCTATGAGGCGGCTTTCGCCGAGTACGGCCTGCGCACCGCCCAGATCCTGCTGACCCACGAAGACCTGGCCGACCGCCACCGCTACCTGAACGCGCGCAGCACGCTGTTCGCGCTGCTGCGCCTGGGCGTGGTGCCGATCGTGAACGAAAACGACACGGTGGTCACCGACGAAATCCGGCTGGGCGACAACGACACCCTGGGCGCGCTGGTCACCAATTTGATCGAAGCCGACACGCTGATCATCCTGACGGACCAGCGCGGCCTGTATGACTCCGACCCGCGCAAGAATCCCGAGGCCAAGTTCATGTCGCACGCCCAGGCCGGCGACCCGGCGCTGGAAGCCATGGCTGGCGGCGCCGGCAGCGGCATCGGCACCGGTGGCATGCTGACCAAGGTGCTGGCGGCCAAGCGCGCGGCGCATAGCGGCGCGCATACCGTGATCGCGTCGGGCCACGAACGCAACGTGCTCACGCGCCTGGCCCAGGGCGAGTGCATCGGCAGCGAATTGCGCGCCGTGCTACCTGTGTGGTCCGCGCGCAAGCAATGGCTGGCCGACCACCTGCGCCTGCGCGGACGCGTGGTGCTGGACGACGGTGCCGTGCAGGCTCTACTGCGCGAAGGCAAGAGCTTGCTGCCCATCGGCGTGACCGAGGTGGACGGCGAGTTCGGCCGCGGCGATGTGGTCGCCTGCGTCGATGGTCAGGGCCGCGAATGCGCCCGGGGCCTGATCAACTACTCATCGGCCGATACCCGCCGCATCCTGCGCCAGCCTTCGTCGCAGATTGCGCGCATCCTGGGCAGCATGACCGAACCCGAGCTCATGCACCGAGACAACCTGGTAGTACTCTGA
- a CDS encoding transcriptional regulator: MEQRGSVFVVRLDETAGEDFAEALRLLRWQARVFDTSAGVLEHLQAQAADALVLLGGIKGVPALIAMLRRAAPAAAVLWHAAAASASDRIAALDAGADVCMSADRDVLEWDALLRNLHRRAPAVALPWRLDPHAGALAGPAGEYLPLTVTERAFFVRLLNAPGYCLRRECFFPAGTRKSLDGARRVDVLLSRLRSKARRLNIDLPVLAVRGWGYILLPEGAARG; encoded by the coding sequence ATGGAGCAACGAGGCAGCGTCTTCGTCGTACGGCTCGACGAAACGGCGGGCGAGGATTTCGCCGAGGCCTTGCGTCTGTTGCGTTGGCAGGCCCGGGTCTTCGATACGTCCGCCGGGGTATTGGAACACTTGCAGGCCCAGGCGGCTGATGCCCTGGTACTTTTGGGAGGTATCAAGGGCGTGCCGGCTCTCATTGCCATGTTGCGTCGTGCGGCGCCAGCCGCGGCGGTGCTGTGGCATGCTGCGGCGGCCAGCGCGTCCGACCGCATCGCCGCGCTGGATGCGGGCGCGGACGTCTGTATGTCCGCAGACAGGGACGTGCTGGAATGGGATGCCCTGCTGCGCAATCTGCACCGGCGCGCGCCGGCCGTTGCCCTGCCTTGGCGGCTCGACCCGCACGCTGGCGCGCTGGCCGGGCCTGCTGGCGAGTACCTGCCGTTGACGGTAACGGAGCGCGCTTTTTTTGTCCGCTTATTGAACGCGCCGGGCTACTGCCTGCGCCGGGAATGCTTCTTTCCCGCCGGCACGCGCAAATCCCTGGATGGGGCGCGGCGGGTGGATGTGCTGTTGTCGCGGCTGCGCAGCAAGGCGCGCCGTCTCAATATCGACCTGCCCGTGCTCGCGGTGCGCGGATGGGGCTACATCCTGCTGCCCGAGGGCGCCGCGAGAGGGTAG
- a CDS encoding helix-turn-helix domain-containing protein, translating to MKTFSDRLKHARLLRGHTQKDLARLARISQSAIGSYESDLRHSSRSARKLAQVLKIEVEWLETGKGPMELPVEGYDLSNTLPAPGVAEPAPRPGGRPRPMAPWPFPNISPSQFESLTADDRLILESITQAYIEKTILLRRGAKTRGRKPG from the coding sequence GTGAAAACATTCTCAGACCGACTGAAGCATGCGCGCCTGCTGCGTGGCCACACGCAGAAGGATCTCGCCCGTCTGGCGCGCATTTCGCAAAGTGCCATCGGCAGCTACGAAAGCGACTTGCGGCATTCAAGCCGTTCGGCCCGCAAGCTGGCGCAAGTCCTGAAGATCGAGGTCGAATGGCTGGAAACCGGCAAAGGCCCCATGGAACTCCCCGTGGAAGGCTACGACCTCAGCAACACCCTGCCCGCACCTGGCGTGGCCGAACCCGCGCCGCGCCCCGGCGGCCGACCGCGCCCGATGGCGCCCTGGCCCTTCCCGAATATTTCGCCTTCGCAGTTCGAATCGCTCACGGCTGACGACCGTCTGATCCTCGAATCGATCACGCAGGCCTACATCGAAAAAACCATCCTGCTCCGCCGCGGAGCGAAGACGCGCGGCCGCAAGCCGGGTTGA
- a CDS encoding type II toxin-antitoxin system RelE/ParE family toxin: MVFIETSVFTRQITSLLPDDGYRELQQMLLEDPACGNVIPGGGGIRKMRYARPGIGKSGGLRVIYYWLTDDDQILMLLAYPKSVRDNLSPAEIAELRALVKDL; the protein is encoded by the coding sequence ATGGTTTTCATCGAAACCAGCGTCTTTACCAGGCAAATCACATCCCTGCTCCCAGATGATGGCTATCGAGAATTGCAGCAAATGCTGCTGGAGGATCCAGCATGCGGCAATGTGATTCCTGGTGGAGGCGGAATTCGGAAGATGCGCTACGCTCGGCCGGGCATAGGCAAAAGCGGTGGGCTACGGGTGATCTATTACTGGCTCACCGATGACGACCAGATTCTGATGTTGCTGGCCTACCCCAAGAGCGTACGGGACAACTTGAGTCCAGCGGAAATCGCTGAACTGCGGGCGCTGGTAAAGGATCTGTGA
- the nadS gene encoding NadS family protein, with amino-acid sequence MDKQLFADLKASLKEAAAIRKGETRPSRVSTLDPLDVKQVREQTKLSQAEFAAALQVSVRTLQNWEQRRRVPTGPAAALLKVVANAPEIAIRALHR; translated from the coding sequence ATGGACAAGCAGTTGTTCGCCGATTTGAAGGCAAGCCTCAAAGAGGCTGCAGCGATACGCAAGGGCGAAACACGCCCCTCGCGGGTATCCACGCTTGATCCTTTGGATGTAAAGCAGGTGCGCGAACAGACCAAGCTGTCTCAGGCCGAATTTGCGGCGGCGCTGCAGGTCAGCGTTCGCACTTTGCAAAACTGGGAGCAGAGACGCCGAGTGCCTACCGGCCCCGCCGCCGCGCTGCTGAAAGTCGTGGCCAACGCGCCTGAGATCGCAATACGCGCCTTGCATCGTTAG
- a CDS encoding IS3 family transposase (programmed frameshift): MTKYDERFKLRAVKKCLSGQHSIELIAAELQVDYSMLRRWVSGFQIHGRAALAKKSGHYDAQFKLRVLKHAEREGLSDREVVALYDIRSAGSIGQWRAQYHKHGIGALEPQPRGQRAMPHKYPPEPVPKDMTEEELREEVANLRAELDYLKKLDALRSGKDPSARCKAQVVQELRHKHPLERLLRAAKLSRSTFYYHLKAQGAADQYADLKARISAVYARHKGRYGYRRITAALRQAGELVNHKTVQKLMQRLGLKSLVRVKKYRSYRGQSHHVAANVLARDFVAERPNQKWVTDVTEFKVRGEKLYLSPVMDLYNGEIVAYETSQRPVFKLIGTMVKKALARLKPTDSPILHSDQGWQYQHPQYRRMLADRSLTQSMSRRGNCLDNAAMESFFGTLKSEFFHLNRFENVAQLQAGIRQYIRYYNHERIKLKLKGLSPVQYRAQAFGL; encoded by the exons ATGACGAAGTACGACGAGCGCTTTAAGCTGCGCGCGGTCAAGAAATGTTTATCAGGGCAACACAGTATTGAGTTGATTGCTGCTGAACTGCAGGTCGACTACTCGATGCTGCGGCGTTGGGTGTCGGGTTTTCAGATCCATGGGCGCGCGGCCTTGGCCAAGAAGTCCGGTCACTATGACGCGCAGTTCAAGCTGAGGGTGTTGAAGCACGCCGAGCGGGAGGGGCTGTCAGACCGAGAGGTGGTCGCGCTCTACGATATTCGGTCAGCGGGTTCGATAGGCCAATGGCGCGCTCAGTATCATAAGCATGGTATTGGGGCGTTGGAGCCCCAGCCGAGAGGACAACGCGCCATGCCACATAAGTATCCCCCCGAGCCAGTGCCCAAAGACATGACCGAGGAGGAGCTACGCGAAGAGGTCGCGAACCTGCGAGCGGAGCTGGACTACCTAAAAAAGCTCGATGCCTTG CGAAGCGGAAAAGACCCAAGCGCTCGTTGCAAAGCGCAAGTGGTCCAAGAATTGAGGCATAAGCATCCGCTGGAACGGTTGCTGCGCGCAGCCAAACTGTCGCGCAGCACGTTCTACTATCACCTGAAGGCGCAGGGCGCTGCCGATCAGTACGCTGATTTGAAGGCACGCATCAGTGCGGTCTATGCACGCCACAAGGGCCGCTACGGCTATCGCCGGATCACGGCCGCGTTACGCCAGGCGGGGGAATTAGTGAATCACAAAACGGTACAGAAGCTGATGCAGAGGCTGGGCCTGAAGTCGTTGGTGCGAGTCAAAAAGTACCGCTCTTACCGAGGCCAGTCGCATCACGTGGCGGCCAACGTGCTGGCGCGCGACTTCGTTGCTGAGCGGCCGAACCAAAAGTGGGTTACCGATGTGACCGAGTTCAAGGTACGAGGCGAAAAGCTGTATCTGTCGCCGGTCATGGACCTGTATAACGGTGAGATCGTGGCCTATGAGACCAGCCAACGGCCAGTGTTCAAGCTTATTGGCACCATGGTGAAGAAAGCGCTGGCGCGGCTCAAGCCCACCGACAGCCCCATCCTGCACTCAGACCAGGGCTGGCAGTATCAACATCCCCAATACCGCCGCATGCTGGCAGATCGGTCGCTTACCCAAAGCATGTCGCGCAGGGGAAATTGTCTGGACAACGCCGCCATGGAGAGCTTCTTTGGCACGTTGAAGTCCGAATTCTTCCACCTGAATCGCTTCGAAAACGTCGCGCAGTTACAGGCGGGCATCCGCCAGTACATCCGTTATTACAATCACGAACGCATCAAACTCAAGCTAAAAGGCCTGAGTCCGGTGCAGTACCGAGCTCAGGCCTTCGGGCTTTAG
- a CDS encoding SecDF P1 head subdomain-containing protein, protein MQLTLRKLAPALVVVTLALAGCKTAPTKTSGDTATPQAGQETTKPAAAASVDFYLAQKQPGAGMREIALPDGKLYMQSVPVLTRADLTDAAALVDRQGQNFVGLRFSEAGARKLNDVSTKNVGNMLALVIDQELVAAPLIGEPLNRGVLAFGVASAQAASEIAAKIRGDAATPPAGGAAPAPAAKP, encoded by the coding sequence ATGCAACTGACCCTACGCAAATTGGCGCCCGCCCTGGTAGTCGTGACGTTGGCGCTAGCGGGTTGCAAGACCGCCCCGACTAAGACGTCTGGCGACACCGCCACGCCGCAAGCTGGCCAAGAGACGACCAAGCCCGCCGCCGCGGCCTCCGTGGACTTCTATTTGGCGCAGAAGCAGCCCGGCGCCGGCATGCGCGAAATCGCGCTGCCCGACGGCAAGCTTTACATGCAGTCCGTGCCTGTCCTGACGCGCGCCGACCTCACCGACGCCGCCGCGCTGGTCGACCGCCAAGGTCAGAACTTCGTTGGCCTGCGCTTCTCGGAAGCCGGCGCCCGCAAGCTCAATGACGTCAGCACCAAGAACGTCGGCAACATGCTGGCGCTCGTGATCGACCAGGAACTGGTCGCCGCCCCGCTCATCGGCGAACCGCTGAACCGCGGCGTCCTCGCCTTCGGCGTGGCCTCGGCCCAGGCCGCCTCCGAAATCGCCGCCAAGATCCGCGGCGACGCTGCCACGCCGCCGGCTGGCGGCGCCGCCCCGGCGCCCGCTGCCAAGCCCTGA